A single window of Arcobacter venerupis DNA harbors:
- a CDS encoding ankyrin repeat domain-containing protein: MFKRLLNKSKTTEEDFLKELLNPNMNNEKLNKIYRELDLNLNDLHFNDELILHYCCKKDLFQSVIWLISNGINAEAENSQKETAIFYAIHSKSSAILQTLIDNKIDINHLNIHNRTALQDAVISANNRIVTYLLQVTKALANCDIHGNNLIFDAVANGNIEIIKKIGSLKEVNINQINLAGNTILHKEIVLKNNDLALLLMELGANPTILDKNGKNFLFYAISKGINNISIIHKAVDLGCDINSRSAENKTLLMESINYFLNTPKDNTELKSAHLEMIKELIHLGVNVDALDNNNENAFFLVTRSEDRDLINSFLEDCKVNLNHQNNQGDTVLLILVLNGIRNSDLIKLYLEKGANPDLENTSGKTIIEILIDIILYSENRKPLDFEYEILLNENAEYANVLENILRNYSVDINKLNSKGEPLFFDSIVHFNFKLFKLLRTKNINLNQRDKDGNNIIFKLMDYNNKNLIKDKKLYLNTIKSLVNAGVDVNAKNNEGLTALHVAVGEKCEYTIRLLLELRADCFITDKQGRSIIHTCIWKNTTKYFKLLHHYNKDLVNLPDKYGVRPINYAAFMGKKDLVIEMLDVGALVNNPLKKDPKMLQFLEKFHPNIVNLTKNVNSEIDSVNLRLLAENMQKEFNIKK; encoded by the coding sequence ATGTTCAAAAGGCTCTTAAATAAGTCAAAAACTACAGAAGAAGATTTTTTAAAAGAATTATTAAATCCAAATATGAACAATGAGAAATTGAATAAAATCTATCGTGAGCTAGATTTAAATTTAAATGATCTTCATTTTAATGACGAATTAATTCTTCATTATTGTTGTAAAAAAGATTTATTTCAATCTGTAATTTGGCTTATATCAAATGGAATCAATGCTGAAGCAGAAAATTCACAAAAAGAAACTGCTATATTTTATGCAATTCACTCAAAAAGTAGTGCAATATTACAAACATTAATTGATAATAAAATTGATATAAATCATTTAAACATTCATAATAGAACTGCACTTCAAGATGCAGTAATTAGTGCAAATAATCGAATTGTTACTTATTTATTACAAGTAACAAAGGCTTTAGCTAACTGTGATATTCATGGAAATAATCTAATCTTTGATGCTGTTGCAAATGGAAATATAGAAATTATAAAAAAAATTGGTTCATTAAAAGAAGTTAATATTAATCAAATTAATTTAGCTGGAAATACAATCCTTCATAAAGAAATTGTTTTAAAAAACAATGATTTAGCGCTATTACTTATGGAATTAGGTGCAAACCCAACAATTCTTGATAAAAATGGAAAAAACTTCTTATTTTATGCCATTTCAAAAGGTATAAATAATATTAGTATTATACACAAAGCTGTGGATTTAGGTTGTGATATTAATAGTAGAAGTGCAGAAAATAAAACTCTTTTAATGGAATCAATTAACTACTTTTTAAATACACCAAAAGATAATACTGAATTAAAATCAGCTCACTTAGAAATGATAAAAGAGTTAATTCACTTAGGTGTAAATGTTGATGCACTTGATAATAACAATGAAAATGCATTTTTCTTAGTTACAAGAAGTGAAGATAGAGATTTAATAAATAGTTTCCTAGAAGATTGTAAAGTAAATTTAAATCATCAAAATAATCAAGGAGATACTGTTTTATTAATTCTTGTATTAAATGGTATAAGAAATAGTGATTTAATCAAATTATATTTAGAAAAAGGTGCAAATCCCGATTTAGAAAATACATCAGGAAAAACAATCATTGAAATATTAATTGATATAATTTTATATTCAGAAAATAGAAAACCTTTAGACTTTGAATATGAAATATTACTAAATGAAAATGCTGAATACGCTAATGTTTTGGAAAATATTTTAAGAAATTATAGTGTCGATATAAATAAATTAAATTCAAAAGGTGAGCCATTATTTTTTGATTCTATTGTTCATTTTAATTTTAAATTATTTAAATTATTAAGAACAAAAAATATTAATTTGAACCAAAGAGATAAAGATGGTAATAACATCATTTTTAAATTAATGGACTATAACAACAAAAATTTAATCAAAGATAAAAAACTTTATTTAAATACGATAAAAAGTCTTGTAAATGCTGGTGTCGATGTAAATGCAAAAAACAATGAAGGATTAACTGCTCTTCATGTTGCTGTTGGTGAAAAGTGTGAATATACAATTAGGCTTCTTTTAGAACTGAGAGCAGATTGTTTTATCACAGATAAACAAGGAAGAAGTATAATTCATACTTGTATTTGGAAAAACACAACTAAATACTTTAAACTACTTCACCATTATAATAAAGATTTAGTAAATCTTCCCGATAAGTACGGAGTTAGACCTATTAATTATGCAGCATTTATGGGAAAAAAAGATTTAGTTATTGAGATGCTTGATGTTGGAGCATTAGTTAATAATCCTTTAAAAAAAGATCCTAAAATGTTGCAATTTCTTGAAAAATTTCATCCAAATATTGTAAATCTTACAAAAAATGTAAATAGTGAAATTGATTCCGTAAATTTAAGATTATTAGCTGAAAATATGCAAAAAGAATTTAATATCAAAAAATAG
- a CDS encoding P-II family nitrogen regulator, giving the protein MKKIEAVIKPFKLEDVKDALSEAGVTGMTVSDVKGYGRQQGHSELYRGAEYVVDFLPKIKLELIVADENVDSIISVIIESAKTGKIGDGKIFVSPVEKIVRIRTGEQDEEAI; this is encoded by the coding sequence GTGAAAAAAATTGAAGCTGTAATTAAACCATTTAAACTTGAAGATGTTAAAGATGCATTATCAGAAGCTGGAGTTACTGGTATGACGGTATCTGATGTAAAAGGTTATGGAAGACAACAAGGACATAGTGAGCTTTATAGAGGAGCTGAATATGTAGTTGATTTCTTACCAAAAATAAAATTAGAGTTAATTGTTGCTGATGAAAACGTTGATTCTATAATTTCTGTAATAATTGAATCTGCAAAAACTGGAAAAATTGGAGATGGAAAAATTTTTGTTTCACCAGTAGAAAAAATTGTAAGAATTAGAACTGGTGAGCAAGATGAGGAAGCTATCTAA
- a CDS encoding Fis family transcriptional regulator — MQDFIAEDGISKEILNSAKLLQAVQVNALILGNAGTGKKSLAKYILPNSDIYEAKILQKDINDDILLLQNEAIIIDKINEITNIDLFLKWLDDNNIRVIAISNTENLNQKLKDIFSINLEIPNLNKREEDTKALVNKFSQEASSILDLPKIPSSKLIVNISNNTHSLRKSIYFSYLFETIGEHEILMFLEKYLSENLRGENSYKDLSYIFEVPLLKASTKKYKSQVQVAKHLGLNRITLRKKLEIYKDLL, encoded by the coding sequence ATGCAAGATTTTATTGCAGAAGATGGAATTTCAAAAGAAATACTAAATTCAGCTAAACTTTTACAAGCTGTTCAAGTTAATGCACTTATTTTAGGTAACGCTGGCACGGGGAAAAAATCCCTAGCAAAATATATATTGCCTAATTCTGATATTTATGAAGCTAAAATTTTACAAAAAGATATTAATGATGATATTCTTCTTTTACAAAATGAAGCTATTATTATTGATAAAATAAATGAAATTACTAATATTGATTTGTTTCTAAAGTGGTTAGACGATAACAATATTAGAGTAATAGCAATTTCAAATACAGAAAATCTTAATCAAAAGTTAAAAGATATTTTTTCGATTAATCTTGAAATACCCAACCTAAATAAAAGAGAAGAAGATACCAAAGCTTTAGTAAACAAGTTTTCGCAAGAAGCCAGTTCTATTTTAGATTTACCAAAAATTCCCTCTTCAAAACTTATAGTTAACATTTCAAATAATACCCATAGCCTAAGAAAATCCATCTACTTCTCATATCTTTTTGAAACAATTGGAGAACATGAAATCTTAATGTTCTTAGAAAAATACCTAAGTGAAAATTTAAGAGGAGAAAACTCATATAAAGATTTATCATATATTTTTGAAGTTCCTTTACTAAAAGCTTCTACAAAAAAATATAAATCCCAAGTTCAAGTTGCTAAACATCTTGGATTAAATAGAATTACTTTACGAAAGAAATTGGAAATTTATAAAGATTTATTATGA
- a CDS encoding flagellar basal body P-ring protein FlgI gives MILRYILLVTFLLSSLYSQTIKDISNVIGIRENQLIGYGLIVGLAGTGDKSKFTMQSLQNLLRNSYIKIPAGSINSKNIAAVMVTAELPPFSRQGDKIKVKVSTIGDAKSVDHGELLITQLKGVDGNVYALAQGTILANENNKTTGFIYDGATVENEINYDLRDEKSIQLSLYKNSARDADLIETKVNDKFGRKLATALDTRTVEIVKPTNMSVVKFISVVQNIELDAQIFKKKVIIDMSRESVITGGDIQIDPVTIARDSFSIRIDKSGLSNEGWKDPAQNPGVDIGDNVKIADKPVINIDNAMINTKAPPTISDLVRAMKVMKLPMTEIIDTLKMIKEMGAIDVEIEVRG, from the coding sequence ATGATATTGAGATATATTTTATTAGTAACATTTTTATTATCATCTTTGTACTCACAAACAATCAAAGATATTTCAAATGTAATTGGAATTAGAGAAAATCAGTTAATTGGTTATGGACTAATTGTAGGACTTGCAGGAACGGGCGATAAATCAAAGTTTACAATGCAATCCTTACAAAATCTTCTTAGGAATTCATATATAAAAATTCCTGCTGGTTCAATTAATTCAAAAAATATTGCAGCAGTTATGGTAACAGCAGAATTACCACCTTTTTCAAGACAAGGTGACAAAATCAAAGTTAAAGTATCAACAATTGGTGATGCAAAATCTGTTGATCATGGAGAACTTTTAATTACACAATTAAAAGGTGTTGATGGAAATGTATATGCCCTAGCACAAGGAACTATTCTTGCTAATGAAAACAATAAAACAACAGGTTTTATATATGATGGTGCAACTGTTGAAAATGAAATTAATTATGATTTAAGAGATGAAAAATCAATTCAATTAAGTCTTTATAAAAACTCAGCTAGAGATGCTGATTTAATTGAAACAAAAGTAAATGATAAATTTGGGAGAAAATTAGCAACTGCTCTTGATACAAGAACTGTTGAAATAGTGAAACCTACTAATATGTCAGTAGTAAAATTTATTTCTGTTGTACAAAATATTGAACTTGATGCTCAAATATTTAAAAAGAAAGTTATTATTGATATGTCAAGAGAATCAGTTATCACAGGTGGAGATATTCAAATTGATCCTGTAACAATAGCTAGAGATTCTTTCTCAATTAGAATTGATAAAAGTGGATTGAGTAATGAAGGATGGAAAGATCCTGCCCAAAATCCAGGTGTTGATATTGGAGATAATGTTAAAATTGCTGATAAACCAGTTATAAATATTGATAATGCAATGATTAATACAAAAGCACCACCTACAATATCAGATTTAGTAAGAGCTATGAAAGTAATGAAATTACCTATGACTGAAATTATTGATACATTAAAAATGATTAAAGAAATGGGCGCAATTGATGTTGAAATTGAAGTAAGAGGCTAG
- a CDS encoding ATP-binding protein, whose protein sequence is MKKNKYILFIMALSVLTLLISIFMGIYFILEKENQLFEKKYSNLSNNLKEKVYALINTKRNATLAMAITLAENPRIKEALLNRDKYDLVELSDKLKEYTDFKNVWFHLVDKDGISIYRSWTQDKFDKIKNIRMDLQILYKNPHIESTISIGKYDITFKSIVPIYHNKQFLGILEIITHFNSITKSLEDSDNLESFIVVQKEFTDQLKENNFSKVFLQNLYVANISADKETLKYLEKQDLETIFDSKEYLIKDGNFIINVPISQSSKKLANFLIVKKLNTIDISEIELFKIHAFWYLTFFVVLLCTTIFLIGYFLYSKKLKELNIFLEKTVSDEISKNDEKNLALFQQNKMAAMGEMIGNIAHQWRQPLSVITTIASSLKLKKEYGVLDDKENEESLVHIIDTATYLSNTIDDFRYYFSPNNEKNLFNTKVFSTRCINMVSIDSFNKHIEIIKNIEELSVYTFENELSQVVINILNNAKDELCKVENEKERLIFIDMYKEDKSLIIKIKDSAGGIKDEIIDRIFEPYFTTKHKSKGTGIGLYMSQEIIVKHINGTIEVSNEKYTYNDKELKGALFKITVPID, encoded by the coding sequence ATGAAAAAAAATAAATATATACTTTTCATAATGGCTTTATCCGTTTTAACTTTATTAATTTCAATATTTATGGGAATCTATTTTATCCTTGAAAAAGAGAATCAACTATTTGAAAAAAAATATAGCAATCTTTCAAATAATTTAAAAGAAAAAGTATATGCATTAATTAATACTAAACGAAATGCCACATTAGCTATGGCTATTACCCTTGCTGAAAATCCAAGAATAAAAGAGGCTTTATTAAATCGTGATAAATATGATTTAGTTGAGTTATCAGATAAATTAAAAGAATATACAGATTTTAAAAATGTTTGGTTTCATTTAGTAGATAAAGATGGAATCTCTATTTATAGAAGTTGGACTCAAGATAAGTTTGATAAAATTAAAAATATAAGAATGGATTTACAAATATTATATAAAAATCCTCATATTGAAAGCACAATTAGCATAGGTAAATATGATATTACTTTTAAATCAATAGTTCCTATTTATCACAATAAACAATTTTTAGGTATTTTAGAAATTATTACTCACTTTAATTCTATTACAAAATCTTTGGAAGATTCAGATAATTTAGAATCATTTATAGTTGTTCAAAAAGAATTTACAGATCAGTTAAAAGAAAATAATTTTTCAAAAGTTTTCTTGCAAAACTTATATGTTGCCAATATTTCTGCAGATAAAGAGACTTTGAAATATTTAGAGAAACAAGATTTAGAAACTATTTTTGATTCAAAAGAGTATTTAATAAAAGATGGAAATTTTATAATAAATGTTCCTATTTCTCAATCATCAAAAAAATTAGCAAATTTTTTAATTGTCAAAAAATTAAATACTATAGATATTTCAGAAATCGAACTATTTAAAATACATGCGTTTTGGTATTTGACTTTTTTTGTAGTACTTTTATGTACAACAATTTTTCTAATAGGATATTTCCTTTATTCAAAAAAATTAAAAGAGTTAAATATATTTTTAGAAAAAACTGTAAGTGATGAGATTTCAAAAAATGATGAGAAAAATTTAGCTTTATTTCAACAAAATAAAATGGCAGCAATGGGAGAAATGATAGGAAATATTGCCCATCAATGGAGACAACCTTTATCAGTTATTACAACTATAGCTTCATCCTTAAAATTAAAAAAAGAGTATGGAGTTTTAGATGATAAAGAAAATGAAGAATCATTGGTGCATATTATTGATACTGCAACTTATTTATCAAATACTATTGATGATTTTAGATATTATTTTTCTCCAAACAATGAAAAAAATTTATTTAACACAAAAGTATTTTCAACTAGATGTATAAATATGGTTAGTATAGATTCTTTTAATAAACATATTGAAATAATTAAAAATATAGAAGAACTGAGTGTTTATACCTTTGAAAATGAGTTATCACAAGTTGTTATAAATATTTTAAATAATGCAAAAGATGAATTGTGTAAAGTTGAAAATGAAAAAGAACGATTGATTTTTATTGACATGTATAAAGAAGACAAATCCTTAATTATCAAAATAAAAGATAGTGCAGGTGGAATAAAAGATGAAATAATAGATAGAATTTTTGAGCCATACTTCACAACAAAACATAAAAGTAAAGGCACGGGAATTGGTCTTTATATGTCTCAAGAGATAATTGTAAAACATATAAATGGTACTATTGAAGTTTCCAATGAGAAATATACTTATAATGATAAAGAGTTAAAAGGTGCATTATTTAAAATAACTGTTCCAATAGATTAA
- a CDS encoding ammonium transporter, translating to MENFTDVKYILDGFLFLFAGILVMWMAAGFAMLESGLTRTKNTATVLTKNIALFSISCIVFYFVGYNFMYGEGNAIIGSGAMLSGRTSEALGYPVMADFFFQVVFVATAASVISGTIAERMKLWPFLIFTAVLSGVIYPIQGHWSWGGSELGGLITGFSDFAGSTVVHSVGGWAALAGVLILGARKGKFGKDGQVRPIPGSNLSMATLGTFILWMGWFGFNGGSQLALGSKEDIDGIASVIASTNMAACIGGIVAAILTQLIYKKVDLTMVLNGTLAGLVSCTAGPDLGINVALIEGAIGGALVVFAVPFFDKIRIDDPVGALSVHLVAGIWGTLAVGIFNPEVTLITQVKGIVVVGAFVFISSFIVWKILDLIMGLRVDEETEVNGLDIHETGLEAYPEFKRA from the coding sequence ATGGAAAATTTTACTGACGTAAAATATATTTTAGATGGTTTTCTGTTTTTATTTGCAGGAATCCTTGTAATGTGGATGGCAGCTGGATTTGCTATGCTTGAATCTGGTTTAACAAGAACAAAAAATACAGCAACAGTTTTAACTAAAAATATTGCGTTGTTTTCAATCTCTTGCATTGTGTTCTATTTTGTAGGATACAACTTTATGTATGGTGAAGGAAATGCAATAATTGGAAGTGGAGCTATGTTATCTGGAAGAACAAGTGAAGCTTTAGGTTATCCTGTAATGGCTGACTTCTTTTTTCAAGTTGTGTTTGTTGCAACTGCTGCTTCTGTTATTTCAGGAACAATTGCAGAAAGAATGAAATTGTGGCCATTTCTAATTTTTACAGCTGTATTATCGGGTGTTATCTATCCAATCCAAGGACATTGGTCATGGGGAGGTTCAGAATTAGGTGGACTAATTACAGGATTCTCTGATTTTGCTGGTTCAACTGTTGTTCACTCTGTTGGTGGATGGGCTGCGTTGGCAGGTGTTTTAATATTAGGTGCAAGAAAAGGTAAATTTGGGAAAGATGGTCAAGTAAGACCAATTCCAGGGTCAAACCTTTCTATGGCAACACTTGGAACATTCATTTTATGGATGGGATGGTTTGGATTTAATGGTGGGAGTCAATTAGCTCTTGGTTCAAAAGAAGATATTGATGGAATCGCTTCTGTTATTGCAAGTACAAATATGGCTGCTTGTATAGGTGGTATTGTAGCAGCTATTTTAACTCAACTTATTTATAAAAAAGTTGATTTAACAATGGTTTTAAATGGTACATTAGCAGGGCTTGTTTCTTGTACAGCAGGACCAGATTTAGGAATTAATGTAGCTTTAATAGAAGGTGCAATTGGTGGAGCATTAGTTGTATTTGCTGTTCCTTTCTTTGATAAAATTAGAATTGATGACCCCGTTGGTGCTTTATCTGTTCACTTAGTTGCAGGTATTTGGGGAACATTAGCTGTTGGTATCTTTAATCCTGAAGTTACACTTATAACTCAAGTAAAAGGTATTGTTGTAGTTGGTGCATTTGTATTCATATCGTCTTTCATTGTATGGAAAATACTAGATTTAATAATGGGATTAAGAGTTGATGAGGAGACAGAAGTTAATGGTCTTGATATTCACGAAACAGGACTTGAAGCATATCCTGAATTTAAAAGAGCATAG
- the pyrC gene encoding dihydroorotase: MEEISTFEIHEPLDMHLHLRDGDMLSLVGPLTSQTFSGALIMPNLVPPITTKEALLAYKERINEACYKDKFEPLVTLFFKNDYTYEFLNDIKDQIIGIKLYPAGVTTNSETGVSSMDIEVLRPTLESMSKLGIPLCIHGETNGFVMDREKEFMPIYESLAVAFPKLKIIMEHITTKDAIELLDKYDNLYATVTMHHLLITLDDVAGGMLKPHLFCKPIAKRPEDRTALLSAALKAHPKLMFGSDSAPHPKHKKESCGCAAGVFTSPIALQVLTQLFEKHGCLDNLNKFISLNAQKIYNLNLAKKTIKLIKKDFVVPTAYEYKNESVIPMYAGEIISWSIMSIN; this comes from the coding sequence ATGGAAGAGATTTCTACTTTTGAAATACATGAGCCTTTGGATATGCATCTCCATTTAAGAGATGGAGATATGCTAAGTCTTGTTGGTCCATTAACTTCTCAAACTTTTAGTGGTGCATTAATTATGCCAAACTTGGTGCCACCTATTACTACAAAAGAAGCTTTATTAGCCTATAAAGAAAGAATTAATGAAGCCTGCTATAAAGATAAATTCGAACCTCTTGTAACTTTGTTTTTTAAAAATGATTATACTTATGAATTTTTAAATGATATAAAAGATCAAATAATAGGAATTAAACTATATCCTGCTGGAGTTACAACAAACTCTGAAACAGGTGTTTCTTCAATGGATATTGAAGTTCTAAGACCAACTTTAGAATCAATGAGTAAATTAGGAATTCCTTTATGTATCCATGGTGAAACAAATGGTTTTGTGATGGATAGAGAAAAAGAATTTATGCCTATTTACGAATCTTTAGCTGTAGCTTTTCCAAAACTTAAAATTATTATGGAACATATAACAACAAAAGATGCTATAGAATTACTTGATAAATATGATAATTTGTACGCAACAGTTACAATGCACCATTTATTAATTACTCTTGATGATGTTGCAGGTGGTATGTTAAAGCCTCATTTATTTTGTAAGCCAATTGCAAAAAGACCTGAAGATAGAACAGCTTTATTAAGTGCTGCATTAAAAGCACATCCAAAATTGATGTTTGGAAGTGATTCCGCTCCACATCCAAAACATAAAAAAGAGTCTTGTGGTTGTGCTGCAGGTGTTTTCACATCACCAATTGCTTTACAAGTATTAACGCAACTTTTTGAAAAACATGGATGTTTAGATAACTTAAATAAATTTATTTCTTTAAATGCTCAAAAAATTTATAATTTAAATTTAGCAAAAAAAACAATTAAATTAATTAAGAAAGATTTTGTAGTACCAACAGCTTATGAATATAAAAATGAGAGTGTAATTCCTATGTATGCAGGAGAAATTATTTCTTGGAGTATTATGAGTATTAATTAA
- a CDS encoding ammonium transporter, which yields MGIESISYIINTLYAIFSMTLIIFMVPGFAMLEAGIVRTKNVTSVLTINTLIYAVASLSFLLFGYSLAFGEFGSETMSKWAAFLFQMAFVGKVVNIMSGGVSERAKIIPLTLFTILMASILYPLVVNVTWGMNFLKGTILELSMYDLAGSTVIHSTGGWALLAAILIIGARKGRYTKEGGVRVFPASNIPLVTLGAFLLWIGWFGFNGGSVGSIASKENADLVALTIMNTNTAGLSGAIMVAIIMQIVYKKLDLTMILNGALGGLVAITAGPNLYDIYMPIFIGAFGGCLVVFGVSFFDKVKIDDPVGALSVHLLNGIWGTIAVGIFASNDKITLLGQLKGILLIGLFAFISSFIVLYIINKIMPLRAGNDEEMQGLDVEECGIEAYPEFKRAF from the coding sequence ATGGGTATAGAATCTATTTCTTACATTATTAACACTTTGTATGCAATTTTTTCGATGACATTGATAATTTTTATGGTACCTGGCTTTGCAATGCTGGAAGCTGGGATTGTTAGAACAAAAAATGTTACATCGGTATTAACAATAAATACTCTTATTTACGCAGTTGCATCTTTATCATTTTTATTGTTTGGTTATTCTTTGGCTTTTGGAGAATTTGGAAGCGAAACTATGAGTAAATGGGCTGCATTTTTATTTCAAATGGCATTTGTTGGAAAAGTAGTAAATATTATGAGTGGTGGAGTTAGTGAAAGAGCTAAAATAATACCACTTACTTTATTTACAATATTAATGGCATCAATTCTTTATCCCTTAGTTGTTAATGTTACTTGGGGAATGAATTTTCTTAAAGGTACAATTTTAGAATTATCAATGTATGATTTAGCAGGTTCAACAGTTATTCATAGTACTGGTGGATGGGCTTTATTAGCAGCAATTTTGATCATTGGGGCAAGAAAGGGAAGATATACAAAAGAAGGTGGTGTGAGAGTATTCCCTGCTTCAAATATTCCCCTTGTAACTTTAGGTGCATTTTTATTATGGATAGGTTGGTTTGGATTTAATGGTGGAAGTGTAGGTTCAATTGCTAGTAAAGAAAATGCAGATTTAGTTGCACTAACAATTATGAATACAAACACAGCTGGATTAAGTGGTGCTATAATGGTTGCAATTATAATGCAAATCGTTTATAAAAAACTAGACTTAACAATGATTTTAAATGGTGCTTTAGGTGGATTAGTTGCAATCACGGCAGGACCAAATTTATATGATATTTATATGCCAATATTTATTGGTGCATTTGGTGGTTGTTTAGTTGTTTTTGGAGTATCATTTTTTGATAAAGTGAAAATTGATGATCCTGTTGGTGCATTATCTGTACACCTTTTAAATGGTATATGGGGAACAATAGCTGTTGGTATTTTTGCATCTAATGATAAAATTACATTATTAGGACAATTAAAAGGTATATTACTTATTGGTTTATTTGCTTTTATTAGTTCATTTATAGTTTTATATATAATAAATAAAATAATGCCATTAAGAGCTGGAAATGATGAAGAAATGCAAGGATTAGATGTTGAAGAGTGTGGTATTGAAGCTTACCCTGAATTCAAACGAGCATTCTAA
- the fliM gene encoding flagellar motor switch protein FliM, with protein sequence MAEFLSQDEIDALLDIAEQGEDIETPIERIVSKEKNYSIYDFKKPNRISAEQLKAFSAMHDKMLRDFINDLSSMLRKIVDVKLYSIEQMTYGEFILSIPQITSLNTLSIKPLDGRIVIECNPAISHKIIAELLGSGAVNTSDNIDRELTEIEVEILEHFYKMFIKNLYKAWSDISILNYKIESRDTNANAIQIVSDHEIVLLVVLEITIDEESGFLSICYPISYYEPLLNKVVEKIFSEGKNRKSSRKRDIKTLISGARMRIEAIMAETELTARDIINLKVDDVIVFNKNATSSSATIYINKKEKFSSISGISNNRKAIQIRANLDREKQETLDNLRAMREEREVKAKEMSENIRKLLDQKDK encoded by the coding sequence ATGGCTGAATTTTTAAGTCAAGATGAAATTGATGCTCTTTTAGATATTGCAGAACAAGGTGAAGATATTGAAACACCTATTGAGAGGATTGTTTCAAAAGAAAAGAATTATTCTATTTATGACTTTAAAAAACCAAATAGAATCTCTGCTGAGCAATTAAAAGCCTTTTCTGCCATGCATGATAAAATGTTAAGAGATTTTATTAATGATTTATCTTCGATGCTTAGAAAAATTGTTGATGTTAAGTTATATTCAATTGAACAAATGACTTATGGGGAATTTATTTTATCAATTCCTCAAATTACTTCATTAAATACTTTATCAATAAAACCACTTGATGGAAGAATTGTAATTGAGTGTAACCCTGCTATTTCACACAAAATTATTGCTGAACTTTTAGGTTCAGGAGCTGTTAATACAAGTGATAATATTGATAGAGAATTAACAGAAATAGAGGTTGAGATTCTTGAACATTTTTATAAAATGTTTATAAAAAATCTATATAAAGCATGGAGTGATATATCTATTCTTAACTATAAGATTGAATCAAGAGATACAAATGCAAATGCAATACAAATTGTTTCTGATCATGAGATAGTTTTGCTTGTAGTTTTAGAAATTACAATTGATGAAGAATCAGGATTTTTATCTATTTGTTATCCTATTTCTTATTATGAACCTTTATTAAATAAAGTGGTTGAAAAAATATTTAGTGAAGGTAAAAACAGAAAATCTAGTAGAAAAAGAGATATTAAAACACTTATATCTGGTGCTAGAATGAGAATAGAAGCAATTATGGCAGAAACTGAATTAACAGCAAGAGACATAATAAATTTAAAGGTTGATGATGTTATTGTATTTAATAAAAATGCAACTTCTTCATCTGCAACAATTTATATAAATAAAAAAGAAAAATTTTCATCAATTTCTGGAATATCAAATAATAGAAAAGCTATTCAAATAAGAGCAAATTTAGATAGAGAAAAACAAGAAACTCTAGACAACTTAAGAGCAATGAGAGAAGAAAGAGAAGTAAAAGCAAAAGAGATGTCAGAAAACATTAGAAAGTTATTAGATCAGAAAGATAAATAA
- a CDS encoding P-II family nitrogen regulator yields the protein MKKIEVIIKPFKLEDVKDALVEVGITGMSVYDVKGYGRQQGHSELYRGAEYVVDFLPKIKIDIVVKDEMVESVINAIVGSAKTGKIGDGKIFVSSLDEVVRIRTEERGSEAV from the coding sequence ATGAAAAAGATAGAAGTAATAATAAAACCATTTAAACTTGAAGATGTTAAAGATGCTTTAGTAGAAGTAGGAATAACAGGTATGAGTGTATATGATGTAAAAGGTTATGGAAGACAACAAGGGCATAGTGAGCTGTATAGAGGGGCAGAATATGTAGTAGATTTTTTACCAAAAATCAAGATAGATATAGTGGTAAAAGATGAGATGGTAGAATCAGTAATAAATGCAATTGTAGGTTCAGCAAAAACTGGAAAAATCGGAGATGGAAAAATCTTTGTTTCATCTTTAGATGAAGTTGTAAGAATTAGAACTGAAGAAAGAGGTAGCGAAGCTGTCTAG